A stretch of [Clostridium] scindens DNA encodes these proteins:
- a CDS encoding YqeG family HAD IIIA-type phosphatase: protein MFDMFYPDRYIASTYVIDFEKLYEEGYRGLIFDIDNTLVPHGAPADNRAIALFDRLRKIGFRSCLISNNQEPRVKMFNQDIQTDYVYNAHKPSTKNYIKAMEIMGTDRSNTLFIGDQLFTDVWGAKRAGIHNILVKPIHPKEEIQIVLKRYLEKIVLFFYRRSLMR, encoded by the coding sequence ATGTTTGATATGTTTTATCCCGACAGGTATATTGCATCTACCTATGTCATAGATTTTGAAAAATTGTATGAAGAAGGCTACAGGGGCCTGATCTTCGATATAGACAATACGCTAGTCCCCCATGGGGCTCCGGCGGACAACAGGGCGATAGCGCTGTTTGACAGGCTTAGAAAGATCGGTTTCAGGAGCTGCCTGATCTCCAATAACCAGGAACCAAGGGTCAAGATGTTCAATCAGGATATCCAGACGGACTATGTATACAATGCCCATAAGCCGTCCACGAAGAACTATATTAAGGCCATGGAGATCATGGGGACAGATAGGAGCAACACGCTGTTTATCGGTGACCAGCTTTTTACCGATGTATGGGGTGCTAAGAGGGCTGGAATCCATAATATTCTGGTAAAGCCGATCCATCCAAAAGAAGAGATTCAGATCGTTCTGAAGCGGTATTTGGAGAAAATCGTGCTATTCTTTTACCGCAGGAGTCTTATGCGGTAA
- a CDS encoding shikimate kinase: MNDLEMYREQLGLCDDKIIDALVERNAIIEKIMAYKETYGMPILQPQQEAKQKMRLEEKLADNKYKEEIYDVFRCILRNSKRIQARKLFDYNIVLIGFMGAGKTTISDYLSTMFAMDIIEMDQVIAEREEMSIPDIFATYGEEYFRDLETNLLIEMQSHKNTVISCGGGAALRERNVAEMKKNGRVVLLTASPETIYERVKDSDDRPVLNGRKNVKGISELMEQRREKYEAAADIVINTDDKTVLQICEELIQRLSEMEER, from the coding sequence ATGAATGATTTAGAGATGTACAGAGAGCAGTTGGGGCTGTGCGATGACAAGATTATTGACGCGTTGGTAGAGCGTAATGCGATCATTGAGAAGATCATGGCATATAAGGAAACGTATGGAATGCCGATCCTGCAGCCGCAGCAGGAGGCAAAGCAGAAGATGAGGCTGGAAGAGAAACTTGCCGATAACAAGTACAAAGAGGAAATCTATGATGTTTTCCGCTGCATTCTGCGTAACAGCAAGAGAATCCAGGCAAGAAAATTATTTGATTACAATATTGTGCTGATTGGATTTATGGGAGCAGGAAAGACCACCATATCCGATTACCTGAGCACCATGTTTGCCATGGACATCATCGAAATGGATCAAGTGATCGCAGAACGGGAAGAGATGAGTATTCCTGATATCTTTGCTACATACGGGGAAGAATACTTCCGTGATCTGGAGACAAATCTGCTGATCGAAATGCAGTCTCATAAGAATACGGTGATCTCCTGCGGCGGGGGCGCTGCCTTGAGAGAGAGGAACGTAGCGGAGATGAAGAAGAACGGCAGGGTAGTGCTTCTGACTGCAAGTCCGGAGACCATCTATGAAAGGGTGAAGGACAGCGATGACAGGCCCGTGCTCAACGGAAGGAAGAATGTAAAGGGCATCTCTGAACTTATGGAGCAGCGTCGTGAAAAATATGAAGCGGCAGCAGACATCGTAATTAATACGGATGACAAGACAGTCCTGCAGATCTGCGAGGAACTAATCCAGCGGCTGTCGGAAATGGAAGAACGCTAA
- a CDS encoding LysR family transcriptional regulator, whose product MNLNQLQYFVTLAHMEHYTRAAEKLSITQPSLSHAISSLENELGTYLFEKQGRNVVLTKYGRLFMEYAEEALSILDAGIRKTKAMTSETSGHMDMGYIYTQGGEFIPEVVKGFLNENPDREVEFGFHNGVTEDILKGIREEKYDVGFCSMKEGQKDLEFFPVAQEKLIAAVPLGHPLAGRGSVEVAELAAYPQIFFNEESGLRPVIDQIFREHGEKPDIRYMVDEDSALVGLVAKGFGVGIVPDVPAIRSMRAAFLEIENLDYRRLIYMVTCKNKYLAPIAKDFIDYVKSRHGLKK is encoded by the coding sequence GTGACACTTGCACATATGGAGCATTACACAAGAGCAGCGGAAAAACTGTCGATCACGCAGCCAAGTTTAAGTCATGCGATTTCCTCGTTAGAAAATGAGCTAGGGACTTATCTGTTTGAAAAGCAGGGACGCAATGTTGTCCTGACCAAGTATGGCAGGCTATTTATGGAATATGCCGAAGAAGCGTTAAGCATTCTGGATGCAGGCATACGCAAGACGAAAGCGATGACGAGCGAAACCAGCGGACACATGGACATGGGATACATCTATACACAGGGAGGAGAATTCATACCGGAGGTGGTGAAAGGCTTCTTGAATGAGAACCCGGACAGGGAGGTGGAATTCGGCTTTCACAATGGCGTGACGGAGGATATCTTAAAGGGAATCAGGGAAGAAAAATACGACGTAGGCTTCTGCTCTATGAAAGAGGGGCAGAAAGATCTGGAGTTCTTTCCTGTGGCGCAGGAGAAACTGATTGCGGCGGTTCCATTAGGACACCCCCTGGCAGGACGGGGCAGCGTGGAAGTTGCGGAACTGGCAGCCTACCCCCAGATTTTCTTTAATGAAGAGAGCGGCCTGCGGCCCGTGATAGACCAGATATTCAGAGAACATGGAGAAAAGCCGGATATCCGGTACATGGTGGATGAAGACAGCGCGCTTGTAGGGCTGGTGGCAAAAGGCTTCGGCGTTGGAATCGTGCCGGACGTGCCGGCCATTCGCAGCATGCGTGCCGCATTCCTGGAAATAGAGAATCTGGATTATAGGAGGCTGATCTATATGGTTACCTGCAAGAATAAATATCTGGCCCCAATAGCAAAGGATTTTATAGACTATGTCAAGTCGCGGCATGGCTTGAAAAAATAG